Sequence from the Nerophis ophidion isolate RoL-2023_Sa linkage group LG10, RoL_Noph_v1.0, whole genome shotgun sequence genome:
gcggacatggatcccagctgaatgtcaaccagcaggttccggtgtgaaaattgtggttaaaaagttgcttcttaccggacgtacacttccgactatcaggtactgttaaactcactaaaacactaacaacacaatagaaagataatgaattccccagaattatcctagtaaatgtctctaaatacatttgaatctgtctcaatgcaatcgtgtttttttttttcccattttttttttttttttcctagtccatcgctatcaatatccacaaacacaaatctttcatcctcgcgtaaattaatggagaaattgttgttttcccggtccgaatagctctttttgttggaggctcccattaaaatcaatgtgaggatgtgaggagccatcaaacatgtgacgtcatcgtctctgacttccggtagaggcagggcttttttccagttgcgaactttatcgcggatgttctctactaaatcctttcagcaaaaatatggcaatatcgcgaaatgatcaagtatgacacatagaacggacctgctatccccgttcaaataagaacatctcatttcagtaggcctttaacctgttGCATATGCTGTGACGCTAGAGAAGAGTTGTGAGACGTGTCATTACGTCACTCAGTATGGTTTTGACTCACCTTCCCAGCAAGGTAGAGCATGTTGGTGTCTGGATCAAAGAATGGGAAGAGAACTCCTGCAGAACCGTCGAGATCCTCTTCATATAAAGGTTCCGACAAGTCGTCCTGCCCACAAAAAGAAGTCGCTGCTGCATGTTTCCTGCTTGATACAGGTTTccgcttcagttttttctttgttttcagaGCAAGTCCTGCAGACGTCCTTACCGGGTCCCACAGCACTATCTGTCTATGGTTCCAAGGCGAGCAGCCGGTGCTCAGCAGCATTTTCAGGCCTGCCAAGTAGATTACCTTGTTTGCCTTGTGAGATTTATTGCAGGACACCTACAGAGGAAACGCACAAAACATTTTTCTTTCATCAGGCTTCCTGTCTGCAGAAAACACACCTGGATAACCTGTCCTGTCCGAGGGTCCAACACTCGCACGCGTCTGTCTTTGGACACCACCGCCAAATGGCTTCCCTCCTGGTTGAAGCTGGCAGACAGCAGCAGCTTCTCTGAGGGGAAGCGTGATGATGACGGGTAGATGGGTGCCATGACCACACGCACCGGGTGCCTGAGCACTGACCCATCCTGAGACACATCCCACAGGAGGACCTGTGGCCGAGACAGAAGATACCCTGTTCAATACaaaaaatatgtacaaaatacaTGATCCTTCAGACCGCCGCCTCACCTTGAAATCATAAGCTGAGCTCAGTAGAAGGTTCTCAGCGGTCGGATGCCACTCAATAAGCCCCACCCTCCTGGAGTGACCAATCAGCGTCTTCCTGGCCTGCGTTAGGTTCCGTTGGACGCCGCTTAGCGGGATGTCCCAGATCTTCACCTGTGAAGTCAAACATTTAACTATGTTTGCCATGGGAACCACAGAGGATACCAGGAAGTGGTCATCACGCACCATGCAGTCCTCGGAACATGACGCAATGCAGCGGTCATCAAATGGGTTCCACTTGACGTCCAGAACACGTGCCCTGTGGCCGCACACCCTCGGGTACTGATGGTCCACTCTGCCTGTCTGGAAGGGAGGTGGATTCCTGATCTTTCGCTCTATTGGCTGATGATAATGATGAAGAAGATGTGCCTACGTGGTGGATTGGCAGCACCAGGAAGGACCCGCCCCCAGCACACTCGGTCACCATGGCGATGAAGCATGGGTTGACTGAGCAGTAGTGGTTGTCATGGACACCGCGTGTGATGGGAACGCCGTCATAGCCTCGCTCCTTGCTGGATGTCTTCCCAAAGACATGACGGAACTTGGAGTGGTGGAAGGATGAGCGCCACGACATCTTGAAGACaagtacacaagtgtgtgtgtgtgtgtg
This genomic interval carries:
- the LOC133560985 gene encoding LOW QUALITY PROTEIN: coronin-2B-like (The sequence of the model RefSeq protein was modified relative to this genomic sequence to represent the inferred CDS: substituted 3 bases at 3 genomic stop codons), which codes for MQHTHTHTHTHTHTCVLVFKMSWRSSFHHSKFRHVFGKTSSKERGYDGVPITRGVHDNHYCSVNPCFIAMVTECAGGGSFLVLPIHHTGRVDHQYPRVCGHRARVLDVKWNPFDDRCIASCSEDCMVKIWDIPLSGVQRNLTQARKTLIGHSRRVGLIEWHPTAENLLLSSAYDFKVLLWDVSQDGSVLRHPVRVVMAPIYPSSSRFPSEKLLLSASFNQEGSHLAVVSKDRRVRVLDPRTGQVIQVSCNKSHKANKVIYLAGLKMLLSTGCSPWNHRQIVLWDPDDLSEPLYEEDLDGSAGVLFPFFDPDTNMLYLAGKGDGNIRYYELTSEKPYISFLTEFRSPLPHKGLAVMPKRGLDVNACEIFRFYRVIAIKDLVEPLSMIVPRKKSGTFHEDLYPMTAGGTAAMTAQEWLAGINRTGPVLISLRPSAKVVNPYHESLADKKWYQHGPKVPTSTNSAAPSINLTXXRNFITGSPXNFLEEQLAYQDAKYRREVNELSGWQPDETQASLWTYDIMPHCCEPAERPPPTTEDELLDAFYKQQDEIRGLREALDLKDVRIAQLEEEVKSSKNQRSAPC